Sequence from the Nocardia cyriacigeorgica GUH-2 genome:
GCCCGATGATCACGACGAGGATGCCGAAGTGGAACATCGGGCTGGCGATGCGCAGGAGACGGTTCTCGTAGAGTTGTGATGACCGCGTGGTCCAACCGAATTTGTCGTAGCGGTAACGCCACCAGGTTCCCACTATCACGATCGCCAGCGTGACATAGGGGACAACGTCCCAGAAGATCTCCCCCGCATCCATTTTCATCCGGCTCCTCCATGTCGAGTCGGTTCCGGTGAGGTGCGACGAGGCGGCACCGTGAGAGTGAACGGCTGTAATCCGATGGCTTCGGCCGGTGGGCCGGCCGCGGCGAGTCGGTGGGCTCGCCGTTCTTCCTGATCGGTGACCGGCGGTAGCGTCGCGCACACCGCGTCGACAGCCGGGGCATACAGAGACTTCCGTTCGGTCAATGCGCCGCGCAGGACTTCGAGCGGGATCCGGTGCTCGGTCAGCAGTCGCTCGCCCGCATCCGGGTCCCCGAGAGCGGCGAATTCGAGTACGACGGTCAAATGATCAGGCGCCTCTCGACCCAACGCCCGTACTCCGGCATCTCGGTAGGTTTGCAGGAAGGCATGCATGGCTGAACCACGGCTCCTGGTGTCGCCATCGGTCCAATAGGTCAGGTACATCGTGGCGCCCCGGCGCAGATCGAAGGTATCGACATAGTCGGTTTGCAGTGCGAGAAGGTCGGTGGCCCGCAGTGCATCCAGGGTGTTTTCGAGCAGTCGGCGTGGCTCTCCATTCGTATGGTCGAGCAGCTCTTGAACCACGGCGAGCCGGTTTGCGAGTTGTTCGTCGGGGTAGGACAGCAGCAGCGAGGCCGCCTGGCGGATCAGCCGGTGCTGCGTCGGTGCGCGGTTGGCCCGCGTGTGGCCGCGAAACAGCGATCTCATTGGTCTTCTCCGCGATGGTGCGCAGGTGGACGCGGGAACAGGCCTTCGGGGGCGCCTTTGCCGTCCCAGTTGAGCAGGTTCACCCGTGACGGTCGCGTTCGGTTGGCAGCCAGCGCTTCCGTGGTCTGCCGCTGTTTCAACGCGTGAAAAGTCTCGACAGCGACAGGAACCGGCCCACCGCTGGCCTCACCGAACGGGCCTGAGTCATACATCCCGGGCCCTCCTTCATAGGACAGGGCGCACTCGGTCGCGGTCTCTTCGAGCCGATGGGCCTCGGCCGCGTATACAGTCGGAATCACGTACCGCTGCTCGTACTTGGCCAGTGCGAGCAGTCGGTACATCTCATACATCTGTTCTTCGGAAAGCCCGACAGACTCCGGGATGTGCGGCTGGGTTTCCCTGCCCAGGTTGATGTCTCGCATGTAGGACCGCATCGCGGCGAGCCGCCGTAGCACGGCCGCGACGGCGGCGGTATCGCCAGCGGTGAATAACTCCGCCAGGTACTGGATCGGTATGCGCAGTGCCTCGAGAGCTCCGAACAGGTTTCCGAGGTCCTCGCCGTCGTGGCCGTCGCGACTGACGGCGTCGACGACCGGGGATAGCGGTGGGACGTACCAGACCATGGGCATCGTCCGGTACTCGGGATGCAGCGGCAGAGCCACCTTGTAGGTATTGATCAGAGCATAGACCGGTGATCGCTGGGCCGCTTCGATCCATTCGTCGGAGATTCCGGCAGCATGTGCGCCGGCAATCACCTGGGGATCATGAGGGTCGAGCAGGATCTGGCGCTGCGCCTCGTACAGGTCGGTGTCCTTCTCGACCGAGGCCGCCTCGGTGACGCGATCGACATCGTAGAGCACGAGCCCGATGTAGCGCAGGCGTCCCACGCACGTTTCCGAGCACACCGTCGGCAGACCAACCTCGACACGCGGGTAGCAGAAGGTGCATTTCTCGGCTTTACCGGTCTTGTGGTTGAAATACACCTTCTTGTACGGGCATCCCGACACACACATCCGCCAGCCGCGGCACCGGTCCTGGTCCACCAGCACGATGCCGTCTTCGGTGCGTTTGTACATCGCGCCGGACGGGCATGAGGACACACAGGACGGATTGAGGCAGTGTTCGCAGATGCGCGGCAGATAGAACATGAAGGTCTGCTCGAGTTCGAGCCGGACCTGCTCGCCCACCTTCTTCAAGATCGGGTCATCGGGAAGGATTTCCGGCGATCCGCCCAGATCGTCGTCCCAGTTCGCGGACCATTCGACCTTCATCGGCTTTCCGCTGATCAGGCTGCGCGGCGGTGCGACGGGCATCTGGTCGCCGAGCGGAGCGGTGATGAGGTTGTCGTAGTCGTAGGTCCACGGCTCGTAATAGTCCGACAGGGCCGGCATTTTCGGGTTGGAGAAGATGCGGGCCAGTTTGCTCAGGCGACCGCCATCCCGCAGCCGTATCCGGCCTCGCTTGTCGAGAACCCATCCCCCGCGCCAGCGTTCCTGATCCTCGTAGGTCCGTGGGTACCCTTGCCCGGGCCTGGTTTCGACATTGTTGAACCACACGTACTCGGTTCCAGAGCGATTGGTCCATGCCTGCTTGCAGGTCACCGAGCAGGTGTGGCACCCGATGCACTTGTCCAGGTTCATCACCATCGCGAGCTGTGCCATTACCTTCATGGCGGTGTCCTCCGGTCGGGACCGCGTCGGCCGCAGTCGCTCGTACGTTCCATCAGTAGGTCACCTCCTGGGACCGGCGTCGGACGACTGTCACTTCGTCACGCTGATTTCCGGTTGGCCCGAGGTAGTTGAACGCCCATGCCGTCTGCGCGTAGCCGCCGGCCAGATGGCTGGGTTTGACGAGTAATCGGGTGAGTGAGTTGTGGATGCCGCCGCGGCGGCCGGTGGTCTCCGACAACGGCACGTCGACTACACGCTCTTGCGCGTGGTAGACGTACACGACACCTTCGGGCATCCGGTGGGAGACGGTGGCGCGGCAGACCAGCACACCGTTGCGATTGACGGCCTCGACCCAGTCGTTGTCGCGCACCGAGATCTTGGCCGCGTCGACTGTGCTCATCCACATCGTCGGCCCGCCGCGCGACAGCGACAACATGAACAGGTTGTCCTGGTACTCGGAGTGAATCGACCACTTCGAATGCGGCGTCACATAACGGACGGTCAATCCGATTCCATCGGAGCCTGCGGCGCCGAGAGCCGGTTCGTCGAACAGCCGTGCCATATCCAGCGGAGGCCGGTAGGTCGGCAGCTGTTCGCCGAGTTCTTCGAGCCAGTCATGATCGACGTAGAAGTGCATTCTGCCGGTGAGAGTGTGGAAGGGCTTGAGTTCTTCGATGTTCACCGTGAACGGTGCGTAACGACGCCCGCCGGTCTCACTGCCCGACCATTCTGGGCTCGTGATCACCGGCACCGGCCGGGACTGGGCGTCGGCATAGGTGATACGGCGCTCTTCGCTACCTTCGGCGAGATGAACGAGCGGTCGTCCGGTCCGTTTCTCGAGCTCGCGGAAGCCCTCGACCGACAGGCGACCGTTGGATGTTCCGGACAAGGCGAGGATCGTGTCGGCCATCCGCTCGGCGGCGTTGACGGCAGGTCGCCCCTCGGCGGGCCCGGAGTTCATCACCCCGAACTGCCGGGCCAGTTCGTCGACCTCCTTTCCGGGCTTGGTGACCACGCCTTTGGTGTTCAATCCGAGGGTCTCGACAAGGGGGCCGAGCGCGGCCCACTTGTCTGCTACGGCGGTGTAGTCGCGTTCGACAACCGTGATGGGCCCCATCGTTTTTCCTGGTTCCGGTACCTCACCGGCGCTCCGCCAATCATGTTCTGTGCCATTCGGATATGCCATGGCGGCGGGGGTGTCGTGCTGCAACGTGGTCATGACGACGTCGGCGCGCGTGCCCAGGTGAGTGCGGGCCATAGCGCTGAACGTTCTGGCGATCGCGCCGAAGGCGTCGTAGTCGGATCGCGTCTCCCATGGTGGATCAATGGCGGGTGTGAAGGCATGCACGTACGGATGCATATCCGTACTCGACAGGTCTGCCTTCTCGTACCAGGTCGCTGCGGGCAAGACGACGTCGGACAGCAGCGTGGTCGAGGTCATGCGAAAGTCGATGGACATCAGCAAATCGAGCTTGCCTTCGGGGATGTCGCGCGCGGTATTCACTTGGCGGGGAGCCATTCCGGAATCCGCCGGGGCCGCCTGCAAATTCGACGTGGTGCCCAGCAGATGCTGAAGGAAGTATTCGTTGCCTTTGCTCGATGACCCCAGCAGGTTCGCCCGCCACACACTCAGTACACGCGGCCAATTCTTCGGGTTGTCCGGATCGGTCACGGCGAGTTCGATACTGCCGTCGGCCAGCCCTTCGGCGACGTAGCGCGGGATCTCCTTCCCTGCCGCGCGCGCTTCGTCGGCGATGTCGAGACTTGAGCGGTCGAATTGTGGATAGAACGGAGTCCATCCCATCGCGACGGCGGATGCGAGGACGTCCATGGTGTGCTTGTCCCGGAATCTGCCGCGGCCGATCGGGCTCGCCAGGGCATCGGCGCGGTACCGGTCGTATCGCCATTGGTCGGTGTGTGCGTACCAGTAAGAGGTGCCGGCCATTTGGCGGGGTGGACGTGACCAGTCGGTGCCCATCGCCATGGCTGCCCAGCCAGTGACCGGACGGCACTTTTCTTGGCCGACGTAGTGAGCCCATCCGCCGCCGTTACGACCCATTGAGCCAGTAAGGATCAGTAGCGCGAGGACGGCGCGATAGGTGGCGTCGCCGTGGAACCACTGACAGATACCGGCGCCCATGATAATCATGGATCGGCCGCCGGATTCCTCGGCATTGGCCGCGAACTCCTTGGCGATGCGGGTGGCTTGCTCGGCGGACACACCGGTGATGGGTTCTTGCCAGGCCGGGGTGTACGGCTGGGAGGGGTCGTCGTAACCGGCCGGCCACTGACCTGGTAGGCCAGGCCGTCCTACACCGTATTGGGCGAGCATGAGGTCGAACACCGTGCACACGCGGTGTTCACCGACTCGGCGCACGGGTACGCCGCGGGCGATGCTGTCGCCATGCCCGTCGATGGTGTCGAAGCTCGGCAGATGGATCAGGGCGGACTCCCCCGGCTCGCCGGCCGGATGCCCGACCGTCAGCGCAGGTACGAGATCGCCCAAGTCGAGGTTCCACTTCCCGACACCGGTGTCGCCGTAACGGAACCCCAGCGAGCCATGGGGTACCGCTACCGTGTTCGTCGCGCCGTCGATCAGGACGGGCTTGAATGCTGCGTTCTCGACCTCATGGCCGAGATCGGCCGCGGTGAGGTTCTTGCCGGGTACGAGTTTGCCGTCGCGCTCTTCGAGCTTGATCAGGAACGGCAGGTCGGTGTACTGCCGGACGTAGTCGACGAAGAACGGAACTCGCCGGCGGACAAAGCACTCGGTCAACACGACATGACCCATGGCCATCGCCAAAGCCCCGTCGGTGCCCGCCGCGCACGGCATCCACTCGTCGGCGAACTTGGTGTTGTCGGCGTAATCGGGACTGACACTGACCACCTTGGTGCCGCGATAGCGAACCTCCGCCATCCAATGCGCGTCCGGCGTGCGGGTGACGGGAACGTTGGAGCCCCACATCATCAGATACGCCGCATCCCACCAGTCCCCGGATTCCGGGACATCGGTCTGGTCGCCGAACACCTGCGGCGAGGCGACCGGCAGGTCGGCGTACCAGTCGTAAAACGAGGTCATCACCCCGCCGATGAGCTCGATGAACCGGGATCCCGCCGCGAACGACACCATGGACATCGCTGGGATGGGGGAAAAACCAGCGACACGGTCAGGCCCGTATTCCTTGATGGTGTGCACGTGCGCGGCGGCAACGATCTCGGTGGCTTCCGCCCAACTGATTCTGATCAGGCCACCCTTGCCACGGGCTCGCTGGTACCCGGCGCGGCGCACCGGGTCGCCCTGGATGTCCGCCCATGCCAGGACCGGGTCGCCGAGACGGGCCTTCGCCTCTCGGTACATCTCGATCAGCACTCCGCGCGCGTACGGGTAGCGCACGCGGGTGGGTGAGTAGGTGTACCAGGAGAACGCGGCGCCGCGCGGGCAGCCACGGGGTTCGTATTCGGGGCGGTCGGGCCCGACCGAGGGATAGTCGGTTTCCTGGGTTTCCCAGGTGATGATGTCGTCTTTGACGTAGATCTTCCACGAACAGGAACCGGTGCAGTTGACGCCGTGCGTGGAGCGCACGACCTTGTCGTGACTCCAACGCTCGCGATAGAAGATGTCGCCTTCGCGACCGCCCTCACGAGTGACCGTGCGCCCGTCATCGGAGATCTCACCTGGGACGAAAAACCGCCCGCTCCGGCGTAGCAAATCCTCGATCGGGCCACCGGTGTGCTGTGTGGTCACGGAACCTCCTTCGAGCGGAGCCGCTATCTCGCTTCGGCTGGAACCGGCTCCCTAGCATGCAGTTTCATTGCCGTGTAGGTCAGTGCGATGAGTGCCGTCACCACAAGCAACAGCAGGCCGACTGTGTAGTCGTTGCCGGCGGGGTCGTAGGTCGCTCCCATCACGAGCGGCGGGAAGTACCCGCCCAGGCCGCCCGCGGCCGCGACGACGCCGGTGACCGAACCCACGGACTTCGACGGCGCGCGGCGTGCGACCCACGCGAACACTCCACCGGTCCCGATGCCGAGGAATATCGCCAGCAGGATGAAGTCGGTCGCCGACCACAGGTCCGGGGGCGGCTGGAACACCGCGATCGACGCCATCACCGCCGTTCCGGCCAGTGAGGCGAGCACCACGTACTTGGGCGCGATGCGATCGGCGAGGGCGCCGCCGATCGGTCGGGCGATCACCGCCGCGAGCGCGAACGCCGCGGTGCGCGCGCCCGCATCGACGGCGGAGAATCCGTAGATCGTCTTGATGTAGGTGGGCAGATAGTTGCTGAATGCGACGAAGCCGCCGAACACGACCGCGTACAGGAACGACATCTCCCAGGTCACCCGTAGTTTCAGCGCGGCTTTCAGTTTCGGCACGACCGGGTCGGTGTTCGGATGGAACTCCGGTGAGTTACGCATCACCAGCATGCAGACCACCGCGGTGACCGCGAGGGCCGCCGCCACGATTGCGTGGGTTGCGAAAAGTCCGAACCAGTTGACGAATCGGGGCGTGAAGAAGGCCGAGAGCGCGGTTCCGACCATGCCGGCACCGAAGACGCCGGTTGCGAAGCCCCGCCGTGCGGGCTCGTACCAGTTGTTGGCGAACGGGATGCCGACGGCGAAGATCGTGCCGGCGATGCCGAGGAAGAATCCGAAGATCAGCAGCAGCGGATAGGATTCCGCAGCCCCGGCGGCACCGACGGCCAGAACCGGCAGGATCGATGCCAGCGAGATCGCGATGAACATGATCCGCCCGCCGAACCGGTCGGTGAGCGCGCCGACTGCGATACGGCCGAGCGAGCCGACCAGGATCGGCGTGGCAACCAGCATCGACGTCTCGGTGCTGCTCAGCGACAGGTCGCCGGCATAAGTGGTGGACAGCGGGCCGATCATGTTCCAGGCCCAGAAGTTGATCGCGGACACCCAGGTCGCGAGCGCTAGGTTCGACCCCCGTTGCTTACCGAGGTCGGTAACGGAAACGGTCACCGTCTCAGCAAACCACGACCCGCGGGCTCTCGCAGCGTTTCCTTGATCAAGTCACAGCGGGTGTCGCTGTCCGAGTGGAGTCCGACCCGAGATGCCCCTTATCGACTGCGACCAAAGTCCTCTCGCCGGTGTCGTTCGGCACTGTCGAGGTCGAGCGGCTGGTCATAGCGTCGGGGCCATATCCAAATCCCGATTCCCGAGGAGACCGTGATGCGAGCATGCGTCTACGAATCGATGTACGGCAACACCGCAGAAGTCGCCCGAGCGGTCGCCGAAGGGTTGGGTGTACACGCCACCGTTGAAGTTGTCGAAGTGGCGTCCGCGCAGCAATCCATACCCGCTTCGGTGGACTTGCTCGTCGTCGGCGGACCAACGCACGCGTTCGGACTCAGCAGACCATCGACCCGCGCAGACGCGGCGAGCCGGACCGATGACGCGGTCACGGTAGACATCGGAATCCGGGAATGGCTCGACGCCGCGAAACCGGTTGCCGCGGGTTCTCGCGCGGCAGCGTTCGGCACCAAGGTCGCCAAACCACCCTGGTTGCCGGGGTCGGCGGCACGCGGCGCCGGAAAGCGGTTGCGCAAACTCGGTTATCAGCTCGTCGACAAACCCATGGACTTCCTGGTCGACGGTATGACCGGTCCGCTCGCCGATGGCGAACTCGATCGAGCGCGCCAGTGGGCGCAGCGGCTCGCCGCCGCTGAAATCGAACGAGTCGCGCGCCAGTCCTGATCGCGAAGGTCGCCCGATGCACTACCCCGTCATGGTGGCCGAAATGGAACCCGAAACGGTCCTTCAACTCCACCGCACCGTCAGGGCCGATCACGCCGGCGATGACATCGGCAACGGCATGCAAACGCTGTTCCAGCTCACCGCCGACACCGGTTTCAGCCCGGCCGGGCCACCCTCGACCACCTACCACGGAGACTTCGCGCCCGGCCGGACGACAGAAGTCGATTTCTGCCTGCCCGTCGCGGCCCGCCGCAACAGCAACCTCGACCAACTGACAATCCGCTCAACCGAAGCCGGCCTTGTCGTTCGAACCGTTCACCGCGGCGACTACCAGACGATCACCCATGCCTACCGCGCACTCGACGATTGGCTGCGGGTTTCCCGGTTCCGGCCGATCGGGCCGCCAACCGAGGTCTACCTGGTGGCGCCTGACGAAGCGGTGGCAGCTCGAGACCTGGTCACCGAGATCCGAATCCCTGTCGTGCCGACCGACCTGAGCGTGGATGTCCAGTCGACAGTGGACCAGGCCGTGACGGTCGTACGTGAAGCGCTGATCGACGAAGGTTTCGTCGTGCTGGCCGAGATCGATGTCAGCGCGACGCTGCGCGCCGAGACCGGGCGCGCGGTCGAGGACTGTTCGATCCTCGGTGCCTGCCACCCAACGCTGGCCGCACACGCGCTCGAAGTAGATCCACCAATCGGCGCACATCTACTCTGCAACCTCGTTGTGCGTGCCACCGACGAGGGCGCCATCATCGAGGCGACGGACCCCCGCACACAGATGAACCAGCCGCACTCGTCGGACATGGATGCCATCGCAATGAAGCTACGAGCCGAGTTGGCGGCGGCGATTGCCACGGTCGCGGACCGATCGCCTCGTCTTCACGCGCGAGCAAGCGCCCCGGCAGCGGGGCCCGGCCAGGAACAGTGAGTCCGTAAGTCCCTGCAAATCGTCGACTTTCGCCTGTCGCAATCAGTATGGCGATGCGAAATTCTGAGATCAGCTCATTGCCGAAGGAGGAGCCATGACCGATCCACATGCTCTCGAACTGGCGGGCCGAAGCATCGTCGTCACCGGTGGCGCGCGAGGAATCGGTGCTGCCGTCGCGCGCACACTCGTGAAGTCCGGCGCCGGAATCGTGGTCGCCGATATCTTGGACCACGACGGTGAAGCCACCGCGTCCTCGCTGGGCTCATCGTGCATCTACCGACGACTCGACGTCACCGAGGAAGAGCAATGGCGGCGAGTGCTCGATGACGCCGAAGCGAACTTCGGGCCGCTCGCCGTGCTGGTCAACAATGCCGGAATCGTCGACTTCGGCAGTGTCGAATCCGAATCCCCCGCGATGTTCCGGCACGTCATCGACGTCAACCTGACCGGCGCCTGGATGGGGATGCATGTGGCCGTGCCACGCCTTCGCGCGGCGGGTGACGGGGTCATCGTCAATATCTCCTCGACCGCGGGCCTCATGGGCTACTCCGGTGTCGCCGGATACGTCGCCAGCAAATGGGGACTGCGCGGACTCACCAAGGCCGCGGCCATCGAGCTGGGCAAGGCCGGAATCCGCGTCTGCTCCGTCCATCCTGGCCCCATTCATACGCCCATGACCGCAGGCATGGACGAACAGATCGCCGCCCGACAGCCGCTGCCCCGTTTCGGCGAGCCCGAGGAGGTCGCGGCAATGGTCGAGTTCATCATCACCGAGGCCACCTTCTCCACCGGATCCGAATTCGTCATCGACGGCGGCGCGACGGCCGGCATGGACTTGGTCGAACAGCTGTGAACGCATCCGGCACGGCGGCCGCGGCTGGGGCGCAACTCCATGAAACCCATACCGGGCTGGTCGTTCTGTGCGGCGACCGCGCCAACAAAGTCAAGAAGCCGATCAGCACCGACTTCCTCGATTTCAGCACACCGCAACGTCGCGAGGAAGCCTGCGCGCGCGAGCTCGAACTCAATCGCCGGATGGCGCCGGATGTATACCTGGGCGTCGGGCATCTCACCGACCCGACCGGCGGACCGGCCGAGCCCGTTCTGATCATGCGGCGGATGCCCGAGAAGCTGCGGCTATCGACGCTGCTTGCCGAGTGGGGACCAGAATGTATCGACCTGAATTCACTGGTGGACACGCTGGTACGTTTCCATCGGGCAGCGCGCCGCGGACCCGAGATCGACCGAGCAGGACGGACCGAATCGGTGCGAGAACGTTGGCTGGCGGTGCTCGACACGTTGCGCCACCAATCATCCGACCTCATCGACCCGAGGGCATTGGCCAAGGTCGAGGCGCAGACGATGCGCTACCTCGCCGGCCGCACGCTGTTGTTCGATCAACGCATCGCTGCCGCCCGCATCGTCGACGGACATGGTGACCTGCTCGCACAAGACATCTTCGCGTTGCCTGACGGCTTCCGAATATTGGACTGCCTCGACTTCGACGATGCACTTCGCTACCTCGACTGCGTCGACGACATTGCTTTCCTGGCCATGGATCTCGAATTCCTCGGGCACCGCGGCCTGGCCGAACGGCTTCTGACCGACTATCTCCGCGCTACGGCGGATACCGCGCCGAGGTCGTTGCTCGACCACTACATCGCCTACCGCGCACTCGTCCGGGCGAAGGTCGACGTGATCCGTTTCGCCCAGGGTGAGGAAGCCGCGCGAGGACGGGCTCGTCGCCACGTAGCTCTAGCCGAGGATCATTCCGGCCGTGCCGTCATCCGGCTGGTGCTGATCGGCGGTCTACCCGGCACCGGTAAGTCGACAGTCGCCCAGGCACTAGCCGAAGAGACCGGTGCCATCCGGCTTTCCAGCGATCTCATCCGACGGGAACTCACCGACCGTGGTGCGCTGAGCGGATCGGCCGGCACCTATGGGCACGGGCGGTACTCTGCCGCCGGCAAAGCCATGGTGTACGACGAGATGCTGACCAAGGCGAAAAGGCTCTTAGAACTCGGTGAATCCGTCGTACTGGACGCGAGCTGGATCGACGCCGAGCAACGGGATCGCGCAAGATCCCTCGCCGCCGAGGTTTCCGCAGAGTTGGTGCAGATCCGCTGCTGGTGTCCCAGTGACCTGGCTCGACAGCGCATACGTCACCGCGGCGGCGACTCGGCGTCCGAGGTGACCGTCGACGTAGCCATGTCGATGGCAGCCGATGACGTGCCGCGGCCCGACGCTCATACCGTGTCGACCGACCAGCCACTCGCAAACACCATGGCAGCGGTCCGAGAGGTGTGGCATACCGCCGCGACAACTTCAGGGCATGACGCAACCCCGACGGATGTGGTCCACCCGATGGGATAGGACGATGTGGATCATGTCGCCGGTCGAATCACCCGGACCGCGGAGTCCACGTAACGGCTATCGTGTCAGGCGCGTTTCAAGCCGGCACGGAGGGCCGCCAGCCGCCGCTGATACTCATCGTCATCGATGTCGCCGCGGGCGAACCGATCCGCCAGGACTTGCTCGGGCGATCCGGGGCCGACGGGTGAATGGGAACGCGGTGGTGCCGAGATGATCCGCAGCGTCGCTATGATCGCGACTGCGACCAGCGCCCATGCCAGCACCATGATGAGGATCATCAGCGCGAATCCCCACCCCGTCATTCCATGATCAGACCAGTACATCATTGTGGTTCTCCTGTGTGATCTCTTCGGATCTGACCTCGACGATCTCTCGTACCG
This genomic interval carries:
- a CDS encoding AAA family ATPase; translation: MNASGTAAAAGAQLHETHTGLVVLCGDRANKVKKPISTDFLDFSTPQRREEACARELELNRRMAPDVYLGVGHLTDPTGGPAEPVLIMRRMPEKLRLSTLLAEWGPECIDLNSLVDTLVRFHRAARRGPEIDRAGRTESVRERWLAVLDTLRHQSSDLIDPRALAKVEAQTMRYLAGRTLLFDQRIAAARIVDGHGDLLAQDIFALPDGFRILDCLDFDDALRYLDCVDDIAFLAMDLEFLGHRGLAERLLTDYLRATADTAPRSLLDHYIAYRALVRAKVDVIRFAQGEEAARGRARRHVALAEDHSGRAVIRLVLIGGLPGTGKSTVAQALAEETGAIRLSSDLIRRELTDRGALSGSAGTYGHGRYSAAGKAMVYDEMLTKAKRLLELGESVVLDASWIDAEQRDRARSLAAEVSAELVQIRCWCPSDLARQRIRHRGGDSASEVTVDVAMSMAADDVPRPDAHTVSTDQPLANTMAAVREVWHTAATTSGHDATPTDVVHPMG
- a CDS encoding SHOCT domain-containing protein: MTGWGFALMILIMVLAWALVAVAIIATLRIISAPPRSHSPVGPGSPEQVLADRFARGDIDDDEYQRRLAALRAGLKRA